A genomic window from Thermocrinis sp. includes:
- the truB gene encoding tRNA pseudouridine(55) synthase TruB gives MFPSILLIDKPKGITSFQVVKKVRKKFGLRKVGHAGTLDPIATGLLILLVEEATRFSEFFLRLAKAYIATALLGVITNTYDAEGEVLEVRDVSVSCEDVERVLAQFVGRISQKPPPFSAKKIGGLKAYELARKGLEVELKPVEVEVYRAKVLECKIPSVVFEFEVSAGTYIRSLVNDIGLKLGCGAHIKELRRTRIGNWSVGMALSYERLETIQDLWGVAIPIDQALNFLPAVKLSWREYKLFRNGARIKAPVQCFGYVRVFSQEGFLGVGLCEGGFLKPHRLMPFE, from the coding sequence ATGTTTCCATCCATACTCCTTATTGACAAACCAAAAGGTATAACCTCTTTTCAGGTAGTGAAAAAGGTCAGGAAAAAGTTTGGTCTTAGGAAAGTGGGACACGCTGGCACATTAGATCCTATTGCTACAGGGTTATTAATACTTCTCGTGGAAGAAGCTACGAGATTTTCTGAATTTTTTCTGAGACTTGCCAAAGCTTACATTGCTACAGCTTTGCTTGGCGTGATAACAAACACTTACGATGCAGAAGGGGAAGTATTAGAGGTAAGAGATGTAAGTGTTTCCTGCGAGGATGTGGAAAGGGTTCTTGCGCAATTCGTAGGCAGGATAAGTCAAAAACCTCCACCCTTTTCTGCAAAAAAGATAGGAGGGCTAAAGGCATACGAGTTGGCAAGAAAGGGCTTGGAGGTGGAGCTAAAACCCGTAGAAGTGGAAGTTTATAGAGCAAAAGTGCTGGAGTGTAAAATTCCAAGTGTTGTTTTTGAGTTTGAAGTGTCTGCGGGCACGTACATAAGAAGTTTGGTAAATGACATAGGCTTAAAGTTGGGATGTGGAGCTCATATTAAAGAACTCAGGAGAACAAGGATAGGAAATTGGTCTGTAGGTATGGCCTTGTCTTACGAGAGGTTAGAAACTATCCAAGACCTGTGGGGGGTTGCCATACCTATTGATCAGGCTTTGAACTTTCTACCTGCGGTAAAACTTAGCTGGAGAGAGTATAAACTGTTCAGGAATGGGGCAAGGATAAAAGCGCCGGTTCAGTGCTTTGGGTACGTTAGAGTTTTTTCCCAGGAGGGTTTTTTAGGAGTAGGTTTGTGTGAAGGAGGATTTTTAAAACCACACAGACTCATGCCTTTTGAATAG
- a CDS encoding glycosyltransferase family 9 protein: protein MGDTLLTFPILEIFKRKGFYTVAVGNTDYFKIAKAVGWVDEVFYERPTGRFDIEVLIGLDGISPFPKERIWIVEYYLKNLGLSEPFSTCLPLEGYQDSPLKNKVILHPSSGSKKKNPPLELFIRIEEFFRYLGYECAYLIGESDQWLKRYVNNFVEFLDPLEMGRHLKSARLFVGNDSGVSHLSAYLGITTFIFYGPTDWKVWKPIGERVFPVSLELECSPCFPNTCAEKLCFDVDGLFELFKRHESVWF, encoded by the coding sequence TTGGGTGATACACTACTCACCTTTCCTATTCTGGAGATTTTCAAAAGAAAGGGTTTTTATACTGTCGCCGTGGGCAACACGGATTACTTCAAAATAGCCAAGGCAGTGGGATGGGTGGATGAGGTTTTTTACGAAAGACCTACAGGGCGCTTTGATATTGAAGTTTTAATAGGATTGGATGGTATAAGTCCCTTTCCGAAGGAGCGGATCTGGATAGTTGAGTATTACTTAAAAAATTTGGGACTTTCAGAACCCTTCTCTACCTGCCTTCCACTGGAAGGTTACCAAGATTCTCCTCTCAAAAACAAAGTAATTTTGCATCCATCCAGTGGGTCTAAGAAGAAAAATCCCCCGTTGGAGCTTTTTATAAGAATAGAGGAGTTTTTTAGATATCTTGGTTATGAATGTGCTTACCTGATAGGTGAATCAGATCAGTGGTTAAAAAGGTATGTTAATAATTTTGTGGAGTTTTTAGACCCTCTTGAGATGGGAAGGCATTTAAAGAGTGCAAGGCTTTTTGTAGGCAACGACAGCGGAGTGTCTCATCTCTCCGCTTACTTGGGAATAACTACTTTTATCTTTTACGGACCAACCGATTGGAAAGTCTGGAAGCCCATAGGAGAAAGGGTTTTTCCCGTAAGCTTGGAGCTTGAATGTAGCCCATGCTTTCCAAACACTTGCGCAGAGAAGTTATGTTTTGATGTAGATGGGCTTTTTGAACTATTCAAAAGGCATGAGTCTGTGTGGTTTTAA
- the accB gene encoding acetyl-CoA carboxylase biotin carboxyl carrier protein: MDKDFLKELINLIKGSDIKVFELEQGDLKIKIETHQKEVLQKIEVSRETKHIEAIPISQEIEESKLHVIKSPLVGTFYRAPSPGAPPFVEVGDMVSPGQVICIIEALKVMNEIESDVRGKVVKILVENGETVEYGQPLFLIDTNV, translated from the coding sequence ATGGACAAGGATTTTTTGAAAGAACTAATAAACCTCATAAAGGGAAGCGATATAAAAGTCTTTGAGCTGGAGCAGGGGGATTTAAAGATCAAGATAGAAACTCACCAAAAAGAAGTTTTGCAAAAGATAGAGGTTTCAAGAGAAACAAAACACATAGAAGCCATACCAATATCTCAAGAAATAGAAGAAAGTAAGCTTCACGTTATAAAAAGTCCTCTGGTGGGAACCTTTTACAGAGCTCCATCGCCGGGAGCTCCGCCCTTTGTGGAAGTGGGAGATATGGTCTCTCCAGGACAAGTGATTTGCATCATAGAAGCTTTAAAGGTTATGAATGAAATAGAGAGCGATGTTAGGGGTAAGGTGGTTAAAATACTCGTGGAAAATGGAGAAACAGTAGAATACGGCCAACCGCTGTTTTTGATAGACACAAACGTTTGA
- the efp gene encoding elongation factor P — protein sequence MGVKIDINSIQRDMFIEYNGQPHRVLDYDHVKPGKGQAFVRVKAKNMQTQNVIEITYKSSDSIELADFEQVFSEYSYNDGDYYYFVSKSTYEMLPVPAKSLENEAKFLKEGMEVVVFIYKGQPIGIELPRHVELKVVETEPAFKGDTAAGGSKPAKLETGAVIQVPFFVGEGDIVKVDTRTGAYIERVK from the coding sequence ATGGGAGTAAAAATAGACATAAACAGCATACAGAGGGATATGTTTATTGAATACAACGGACAACCTCATAGGGTTCTTGATTACGACCATGTAAAGCCCGGAAAGGGTCAGGCTTTTGTTAGGGTAAAGGCAAAGAATATGCAAACTCAGAACGTGATTGAGATAACTTACAAATCCTCAGACAGCATTGAGCTGGCAGATTTTGAACAAGTTTTTTCAGAGTACTCGTACAACGACGGAGATTACTACTACTTTGTTAGCAAATCTACCTATGAGATGCTTCCAGTCCCAGCCAAAAGTTTGGAAAACGAGGCAAAGTTTTTGAAGGAGGGAATGGAAGTTGTGGTATTCATCTACAAAGGACAGCCTATAGGAATAGAGCTTCCAAGACACGTGGAACTGAAGGTCGTGGAAACGGAACCTGCCTTTAAAGGAGACACAGCTGCCGGAGGATCCAAGCCAGCAAAGCTAGAAACTGGAGCGGTAATACAGGTGCCCTTTTTTGTGGGAGAAGGGGATATAGTAAAGGTGGATACGCGCACGGGAGCGTATATAGAAAGGGTAAAGTAA
- a CDS encoding YkvA family protein, whose product MEAKLSKYCKEIDTIQLKNLVVEKLSKISPTMEYVRNLILDVRLLLRLLLDEEFDLKEEARRDFACALLYFVETKDSLPDKIPLIGLWDDYKVVRFVKEKHKEEIKRYFESTPHFVANYF is encoded by the coding sequence ATGGAAGCAAAGCTCAGCAAATACTGCAAAGAGATTGATACTATACAGTTAAAAAATCTGGTGGTGGAAAAGCTATCTAAGATTTCTCCTACTATGGAATACGTGAGAAACCTTATCCTTGACGTAAGGCTTTTGCTAAGGCTCCTTTTAGACGAGGAGTTTGATCTTAAAGAGGAGGCAAGGAGGGACTTTGCCTGTGCCCTGCTTTACTTTGTGGAAACCAAGGATTCCTTACCAGACAAGATTCCCCTCATAGGACTGTGGGATGATTATAAGGTGGTTAGGTTCGTAAAAGAAAAACACAAAGAGGAAATAAAAAGATACTTTGAAAGCACACCCCACTTTGTGGCAAATTACTTCTGA